In Psychrobacter immobilis, a single genomic region encodes these proteins:
- a CDS encoding TonB-dependent receptor domain-containing protein, protein MREVKLSKLSSQMTVLSMGVAAVLWSQAVSAAPAEDMPSTTLQTITVTANSSVRDKVQTDSVYIEDYTPAQQASHLSDFLNVVPGVTIGGTSSVNQRIRIRGLEDSNLKVTIDGARQEGKLFYHMGDITIDPDLLKQADVAVGNNSVTLGNDALGGAVAFKTVDAADLLKPGQKIGAKLKAGYASNNDELLTSATVFGAPSDNVDLLAYYGKRDTSSGEDGEGRELFEDSESESFLLKAGAYVGNDHHVGASFSRTDKEGTFPFRPDFPSLGDDPIPQKVKRDTYTLDYNFNPASSLVDVDTTIYQTETQISRDNDPKTSPGYDWDAKVKTTGGKIENTSVIDATSGRHKLIAGLEHYKKQSDFYTAKDRATKLPASGEDSAKNTSVYLEDQWQMGKFSLTPGVRYDRYEAPDFIAGGKTYDNVVGALAASYEIAPSTQVFASYTQLFNGPDLGQAIFNRDGAGTVVNNDLKAEEGDNAEVGVVTTLRDLTTANDSLQLSGKYFETNIENYIEFIRSGLSCGPNLGNDCQGAVNKDEDYKIKGVELAADYKMNNFSMGLSYAHARSKGEDTGYSFYSQTGSGSDAGDKYMVNLAYQPTDTTELGWRSTYVAPVTQTFILRGDVTELKKPSYDVHDIFMSYSPAQVDGLKATVGVYNLFDETYASHGSRLNPANATATDFEMGRNIKTSLTYQF, encoded by the coding sequence ATGCGTGAAGTAAAGTTATCAAAACTATCTAGTCAAATGACGGTATTGTCCATGGGCGTGGCAGCGGTATTATGGTCACAAGCAGTCAGTGCAGCACCTGCAGAAGACATGCCAAGCACCACGTTGCAGACCATTACGGTGACAGCCAATAGCTCAGTACGTGATAAAGTGCAAACCGATTCTGTTTACATAGAAGACTATACGCCAGCACAGCAAGCAAGCCATTTAAGCGATTTCTTAAATGTGGTGCCAGGCGTGACCATAGGCGGTACGTCATCGGTCAACCAGCGCATTCGTATTCGCGGTCTTGAAGACAGCAACCTAAAAGTCACCATTGATGGCGCGCGCCAAGAAGGCAAGCTGTTCTATCATATGGGCGATATCACCATTGATCCTGATTTGCTCAAACAAGCGGATGTGGCAGTGGGCAACAATTCTGTCACGCTCGGTAATGATGCACTTGGCGGCGCGGTTGCTTTTAAAACGGTCGATGCCGCTGACTTACTTAAACCTGGTCAAAAGATTGGTGCCAAGCTAAAAGCAGGTTATGCCAGTAATAATGATGAGCTACTGACGTCAGCCACAGTTTTTGGCGCACCATCTGATAATGTCGATTTATTGGCTTATTATGGCAAGCGTGATACCAGCTCGGGTGAAGACGGTGAAGGCCGTGAGTTGTTTGAAGACAGTGAGAGCGAGAGCTTCTTATTAAAAGCCGGCGCCTATGTTGGTAATGACCATCATGTAGGCGCAAGCTTTAGCCGTACTGATAAAGAAGGGACTTTCCCATTCCGTCCGGATTTTCCAAGCCTCGGCGATGATCCAATCCCGCAAAAAGTAAAGCGTGATACCTATACGCTTGATTATAACTTTAACCCAGCAAGCTCGCTGGTTGACGTTGATACCACCATTTATCAAACCGAGACCCAAATTTCACGTGATAATGACCCGAAAACATCGCCAGGCTATGATTGGGATGCAAAAGTGAAAACTACTGGTGGTAAGATCGAAAACACCAGTGTAATTGATGCAACGTCAGGACGCCATAAACTGATCGCAGGATTAGAGCACTATAAAAAACAGTCAGATTTTTACACCGCTAAAGACCGTGCAACAAAACTGCCCGCATCAGGGGAAGATAGTGCTAAAAATACCTCAGTTTATTTAGAAGACCAATGGCAAATGGGTAAATTTAGCCTAACGCCAGGCGTGCGTTATGACCGCTATGAAGCACCTGATTTTATTGCTGGTGGCAAAACTTACGATAATGTTGTCGGTGCACTTGCCGCAAGCTATGAGATTGCGCCGAGTACGCAGGTTTTTGCTAGCTATACTCAGCTGTTCAATGGCCCAGATTTAGGCCAAGCTATCTTCAATCGAGATGGTGCTGGCACAGTGGTTAACAACGACCTAAAAGCAGAAGAGGGTGATAACGCTGAAGTGGGTGTCGTAACCACCTTGCGTGATCTCACTACGGCTAATGATTCGCTACAACTAAGCGGTAAATACTTTGAAACCAATATCGAAAACTATATTGAATTTATACGCTCAGGTCTAAGCTGTGGACCAAACCTTGGGAATGATTGCCAAGGTGCGGTCAATAAGGACGAAGATTATAAAATAAAAGGTGTTGAGCTGGCCGCTGATTATAAAATGAATAACTTTAGCATGGGTTTAAGCTATGCTCATGCGCGTAGTAAAGGTGAAGATACGGGTTATAGTTTTTATTCACAAACAGGGTCAGGATCAGATGCAGGTGATAAATACATGGTCAATCTAGCGTATCAGCCAACTGATACCACTGAGCTTGGCTGGCGCAGTACCTATGTAGCCCCTGTTACGCAAACCTTTATACTTCGAGGTGACGTTACGGAGCTTAAGAAACCGAGCTATGATGTCCATGATATCTTTATGAGCTACTCTCCAGCTCAAGTAGATGGCTTGAAAGCCACAGTTGGGGTTTATAACCTGTTTGATGAAACTTATGCTAGCCACGGTTCGCGCTTAAATCCAGCTAATGCTACGGCTACAGATTTTGAGATGGGTCGTAATATCAAAACCTCTTTGACCTATCAATTCTAA
- a CDS encoding iron ABC transporter ATP-binding protein translates to MIKLNNISHHIGKQQILHNITLSLPSAQVIALIGPNGAGKSTLFSVMARLQPLQSGQVSFAVDNEERDIVSCHARTLSKTVAMLGQDNQVQGRLRVHELLMFGRYPYHQGQPTADDQQKVQEIIERFELAPLAERFLSTLSGGQRQRVLIAMIVCQDTPYLLLDEPLNNLDMYHAGRLMRELRELSHTQQKTVVIVLHDINQAAQFADIVVTMKEGQVMAVGQPAEVITQATMKNLYNVDVTVLSHQGRPVIVDAV, encoded by the coding sequence ATGATTAAACTTAATAACATCTCGCACCATATTGGCAAACAGCAAATTCTTCATAACATTACGTTGTCGTTACCAAGTGCACAAGTGATTGCCCTGATTGGTCCCAATGGTGCCGGTAAATCCACGTTGTTTTCGGTGATGGCACGTTTGCAACCGCTACAGTCGGGACAGGTCAGTTTCGCTGTAGATAATGAGGAACGTGATATTGTTAGCTGTCATGCGCGAACCTTGTCCAAAACTGTGGCGATGCTTGGACAAGACAACCAAGTACAAGGGCGACTGCGCGTGCATGAGCTGCTGATGTTTGGGCGCTATCCTTATCACCAAGGGCAACCGACGGCGGACGATCAGCAAAAAGTGCAAGAAATTATCGAACGTTTTGAGCTTGCGCCGTTAGCCGAGCGTTTTTTATCGACACTATCGGGTGGTCAGCGTCAGCGGGTGTTAATTGCGATGATTGTTTGCCAAGATACGCCGTATTTATTACTCGATGAGCCGCTCAATAATTTGGATATGTATCATGCTGGGCGCTTGATGCGTGAATTGCGCGAGTTAAGCCATACTCAGCAAAAAACGGTGGTCATCGTGCTGCACGATATCAATCAAGCCGCACAATTTGCCGATATCGTAGTCACTATGAAAGAGGGTCAGGTAATGGCTGTCGGTCAACCTGCAGAGGTCATCACCCAAGCAACCATGAAGAATCTGTATAACGTCGATGTTACCGTACTCAGTCATCAAGGTCGCCCAGTGATTGTCGATGCGGTTTAA
- a CDS encoding ABC transporter permease codes for MPLFSSRAQTSVKARPTLPAASTSWQKSASRGLSSKNRRASIPPWVINTGSLIIMGLLVLLSLSIGVADFSWSGIFHSLINHSANSDSSLLLVSRLPRTIAIILTGVSMAVAGIIIQVVLKNRFVEPSMVGATQSAALGLLVVSLLFPASALIVKMGVATIAAVFGMMLFMLLIYRIPPTDFLMIPLIGIVFGGIIEAVTTFIAYQTESLQMLSVWQFGDFSGVLAGRYELLWLTGGLCVLAYIIADKLTIVGLGDNIALNLGISKRQVTWIGVGMVAMMSAVVVVTVGMIPFIGLVVPNIVSRLMGDKLRRSLPAVALLGASAVLLCDIIGRSIRYPFEVPVATVFGVVGTVLFLWLLLRAPAEQ; via the coding sequence ATGCCATTATTTTCCTCTCGTGCGCAGACCAGCGTTAAAGCCCGCCCTACTTTACCAGCCGCATCAACGAGTTGGCAAAAAAGCGCAAGCCGTGGTCTAAGCTCTAAAAATCGCCGTGCTTCTATACCACCGTGGGTCATCAACACGGGCAGCCTCATTATTATGGGGCTTTTGGTGTTATTAAGCTTATCAATTGGTGTGGCTGATTTTTCGTGGTCAGGTATATTTCACAGCCTTATCAACCATAGCGCCAACTCCGACAGCTCACTGCTACTGGTCAGTCGCCTACCGCGTACCATCGCTATTATCTTGACCGGTGTTTCCATGGCAGTTGCTGGAATAATTATTCAGGTGGTGCTCAAGAACCGCTTCGTTGAGCCATCGATGGTCGGTGCAACTCAAAGCGCCGCACTGGGATTACTGGTGGTTAGTCTGCTATTTCCAGCCAGTGCGCTCATTGTCAAAATGGGTGTGGCTACCATCGCCGCGGTATTTGGCATGATGCTGTTTATGCTACTGATCTACCGCATTCCGCCGACGGATTTTTTGATGATCCCGCTAATTGGTATCGTCTTCGGTGGCATTATCGAGGCAGTGACGACCTTTATCGCCTATCAAACTGAATCGTTACAGATGCTCAGCGTTTGGCAATTTGGTGATTTCTCTGGCGTCTTAGCAGGTCGTTACGAGCTGCTATGGCTGACAGGCGGATTGTGCGTGCTGGCGTATATCATTGCTGACAAGCTGACCATCGTCGGCTTGGGTGACAATATCGCGCTCAATTTAGGCATCAGCAAACGACAAGTGACGTGGATTGGCGTTGGCATGGTGGCGATGATGAGTGCGGTTGTCGTTGTAACTGTTGGAATGATTCCTTTTATTGGTTTGGTCGTGCCTAATATCGTCAGCCGATTGATGGGAGATAAATTGCGCCGTAGCTTACCAGCGGTGGCACTATTGGGCGCTTCGGCAGTGCTATTGTGCGATATTATTGGACGCTCGATACGCTATCCATTTGAAGTGCCTGTTGCGACGGTTTTTGGGGTCGTTGGTACGGTACTGTTTTTATGGCTGTTATTACGTGCGCCTGCTGAACAATAA
- a CDS encoding iron chelate uptake ABC transporter family permease subunit, giving the protein MFSPSKPNTTANNTIDNSASENNDKTTFGQSCLARLWTFIVNHPKSIAAIILLISTILFLTVNVNGHWDFTLPLRGKKLLALMVVGYAIGVSTLLFQTLTHNPILTPSLLGFDSLYVLLQSLLVFFLGAISFTSINPLAKFTLEIVLMFGASLLLFKLLFSKSSQDLTRLILVGVIFGVLFRSLSALIARLINPDDFVVVQSASYAQFNTVNPQLLGISIVICAISALFIWRWRYQCDVLMLGKSQAINLGINYQHLAFGLLTVIAALVATATALVGPVTFFGLLVCALTNRIARHMYHSERLILVCLVAMICLVLGQTIFEQLLGMAGVLSVVIELAGGLVFLILIFMTQRR; this is encoded by the coding sequence ATGTTTTCACCGTCTAAGCCTAACACCACAGCCAATAACACTATAGATAACAGTGCTTCAGAAAATAACGACAAAACTACTTTTGGACAAAGTTGTCTTGCGCGACTCTGGACATTTATAGTCAATCACCCAAAATCCATTGCCGCTATCATATTGCTGATCTCAACCATCCTATTTTTGACAGTCAATGTCAACGGCCATTGGGACTTTACGCTACCACTGCGAGGTAAAAAGTTACTGGCGTTAATGGTGGTCGGTTATGCGATTGGCGTATCGACCTTATTATTTCAAACCTTGACCCACAACCCTATCCTGACGCCATCACTATTGGGCTTTGACTCGCTATACGTTTTATTACAAAGCCTGTTGGTTTTCTTTTTGGGCGCAATAAGTTTTACCAGTATCAATCCTCTTGCCAAATTCACCCTTGAAATTGTTTTAATGTTTGGCGCGTCATTATTATTATTTAAGCTGCTGTTTTCAAAAAGCAGTCAGGATCTGACGCGACTAATATTGGTCGGCGTGATATTTGGTGTATTGTTTCGCAGCTTATCGGCGCTGATTGCACGGCTAATTAATCCTGATGATTTCGTCGTCGTGCAATCTGCCAGTTACGCGCAATTTAATACGGTCAATCCGCAGCTGCTCGGTATCAGCATTGTTATCTGTGCCATTAGCGCACTGTTTATCTGGCGCTGGCGTTATCAATGTGACGTATTGATGCTTGGCAAATCACAAGCCATTAACCTCGGTATCAATTATCAACACCTAGCGTTTGGACTATTAACGGTCATTGCGGCATTGGTCGCCACGGCAACCGCATTGGTCGGTCCAGTGACTTTCTTTGGTCTGTTAGTTTGTGCGCTAACCAATCGTATCGCTCGCCATATGTATCACAGCGAGCGTCTGATATTGGTCTGTTTGGTGGCGATGATTTGCTTGGTACTCGGTCAGACGATATTTGAGCAACTATTGGGCATGGCAGGGGTACTATCGGTGGTCATTGAATTGGCTGGTGGTTTGGTATTCTTAATATTGATTTTTATGACTCAGCGTCGTTAA
- a CDS encoding PepSY-associated TM helix domain-containing protein — MTSFPPTLRQSCLWIHRYTGLAMAAFLIIAGITGTLLAFHDELDDVFNHKLANIEAQHKLPLPIATLHDAVISAYPQYQFSSMPTSVEPNKSAVFSVDRTRGQAADNAPKAPFQEVYVDPFTSEIIGTRDKEAWAWRNTMYKVFWLHRDLLLGDIGKLILGIVSLIWTINCFIGFYLTFPRAVSANKSQQAALRKSSGKPRASFFKRWLPAWKIRRKTNAFKLNYDLHHAFGLWLWLMLFVIAWSSVGFNLKSVYQPVMQAMVGLEGREGKGDKQKKPAMNTESSSDKATTIGTNMNSTNKVDKANSIAYLSRQAEIAAQKNGVSIQQLLGVRWVEEDNQWQMRFKTNKDIGKKGGASSITVDAATGKVEKVNFGYQSAFGNQADQWMATLHMGHISHGVGHLLYQIFLALTGLAVAALSGTGVYLWVKGRQSRLKQRQKLTVKDNSLKRLRETSH, encoded by the coding sequence ATGACTTCATTTCCCCCTACGTTGCGTCAGAGCTGTTTATGGATTCATCGTTATACTGGGCTTGCGATGGCAGCTTTTTTGATCATTGCTGGTATCACGGGCACGCTATTGGCGTTTCATGATGAGCTAGATGATGTGTTTAATCACAAGCTGGCAAATATTGAAGCGCAACACAAGCTGCCACTACCGATCGCCACACTGCATGATGCTGTTATCAGCGCTTATCCACAGTATCAATTTTCTAGTATGCCAACGTCAGTAGAGCCTAACAAATCAGCGGTTTTTTCGGTAGATAGAACGCGAGGTCAGGCAGCAGATAATGCTCCTAAAGCCCCATTTCAAGAGGTATATGTCGATCCCTTTACTAGTGAAATCATCGGTACGCGTGATAAAGAGGCGTGGGCATGGCGCAATACGATGTACAAGGTATTCTGGTTGCACCGTGATTTATTGCTAGGTGATATCGGCAAATTAATACTGGGTATCGTGTCTTTAATCTGGACGATCAATTGCTTTATTGGCTTTTATTTAACCTTTCCAAGAGCAGTTAGTGCCAATAAATCTCAACAAGCAGCATTGAGAAAATCATCTGGTAAACCCCGCGCTTCATTTTTTAAACGCTGGCTGCCTGCTTGGAAAATCCGTCGTAAAACCAATGCTTTTAAACTCAATTATGACTTGCATCATGCATTTGGCTTATGGCTGTGGTTGATGCTGTTTGTCATTGCGTGGTCGAGTGTCGGTTTTAATTTAAAATCGGTATATCAGCCTGTGATGCAAGCAATGGTGGGTCTTGAAGGTAGAGAAGGTAAAGGAGATAAACAAAAGAAGCCTGCGATGAATACGGAATCTAGTAGTGATAAGGCGACTACTATTGGCACTAATATGAACAGTACTAATAAGGTAGACAAGGCTAACAGTATTGCTTATTTAAGCAGGCAGGCAGAGATCGCCGCGCAAAAAAATGGCGTCAGCATCCAGCAGCTATTGGGAGTGCGTTGGGTAGAAGAGGACAATCAATGGCAAATGCGCTTTAAAACCAATAAAGATATCGGTAAAAAAGGCGGTGCGTCATCTATCACCGTGGATGCGGCGACTGGCAAAGTTGAAAAGGTCAATTTTGGTTATCAGAGCGCATTTGGTAATCAAGCTGATCAATGGATGGCAACGCTACACATGGGTCATATCAGCCATGGCGTAGGTCATTTGTTGTATCAAATATTTTTAGCATTGACGGGGTTAGCCGTGGCGGCCTTATCTGGCACAGGTGTGTATTTATGGGTCAAAGGGCGTCAAAGTCGGTTAAAGCAAAGGCAAAAATTGACGGTTAAAGACAACTCTTTGAAGCGATTACGCGAAACCAGCCATTAA
- a CDS encoding siderophore ABC transporter substrate-binding protein: protein MSITLLPNRSTPFFKRPLLTAMVTALVATISVTGCSSPESNDSEPADAKTENQTADHASNVANNDAVSVEKITVDTVKGNVDLAMNPSPLVVYDMTLMQDLAALDVAVDGMPSGLKLDNLQSKTQPEPKTVGTVFEPDLEALNAMQPQAILVGSRMAEKYDALSSIAPTLDMTIDTANIYESSKQRLHDLGALFGKSAQAAKLQGNIDGLIDETKTLTKDKGKGLVVMVNGNKLSAYGDKSRYGFIHTVLDIPMADDQIADARHGQPISFEYIQKTNPDWLFVVDRSAAIGEDGAGAKAVLDNPLVAQTNAWSNNQVVYLSPDSYLAFGGYYQWMQDLTTIKEAFANAK from the coding sequence ATGTCTATTACTTTATTGCCTAACCGCTCTACTCCTTTTTTCAAACGCCCTTTACTGACTGCCATGGTGACCGCTCTGGTTGCTACGATCAGTGTGACAGGTTGTAGCTCACCTGAATCTAACGACTCCGAGCCCGCTGACGCTAAGACTGAAAATCAAACAGCAGATCATGCCTCGAATGTCGCTAATAACGATGCGGTCTCTGTTGAAAAAATCACGGTCGACACGGTAAAAGGTAATGTCGACTTGGCAATGAATCCATCGCCGTTGGTGGTCTATGATATGACGTTGATGCAGGATTTGGCCGCGCTTGATGTTGCTGTCGATGGTATGCCAAGCGGTCTAAAATTAGACAATTTACAGTCTAAGACACAGCCTGAACCAAAAACAGTCGGCACCGTATTTGAGCCAGATCTTGAGGCGTTGAACGCGATGCAGCCGCAAGCTATCTTGGTCGGCTCACGCATGGCAGAAAAATATGATGCGCTGTCTAGTATTGCGCCAACGCTCGACATGACGATTGATACCGCAAATATCTATGAATCGAGCAAGCAGCGTTTGCATGATTTGGGTGCATTGTTCGGTAAGAGTGCTCAGGCAGCGAAACTGCAAGGCAATATCGACGGGCTCATTGATGAGACTAAAACATTAACCAAAGATAAAGGTAAAGGCTTAGTGGTCATGGTCAATGGCAATAAGCTATCTGCCTACGGCGACAAATCCCGCTACGGTTTTATCCATACCGTGCTAGATATTCCGATGGCAGATGACCAAATCGCCGATGCACGCCACGGTCAGCCAATCTCGTTTGAATACATACAAAAAACCAATCCAGACTGGTTATTCGTCGTCGATCGCAGTGCCGCCATTGGTGAAGATGGTGCTGGTGCCAAAGCCGTATTGGACAATCCACTGGTCGCGCAAACCAACGCATGGAGTAACAATCAAGTGGTTTACCTTAGCCCAGACTCATACCTTGCCTTTGGCGGTTATTATCAATGGATGCAGGATTTGACGACCATTAAAGAGGCTTTTGCTAACGCTAAATAA